One Gossypium hirsutum isolate 1008001.06 chromosome A11, Gossypium_hirsutum_v2.1, whole genome shotgun sequence genomic window carries:
- the LOC107924357 gene encoding piezo-type mechanosensitive ion channel homolog isoform X3 has protein sequence MLCCFSCTFLHHVQLSYVKYDLEEMDFIMSMQESNLTEQLLPSKHSFFIRQSRSGVRHTNVLLRKAAFRTFTINFFTYGFPVSLFALSFWSFHFASICAFGLLAYVGYILYALPSLFHLHRLNGLLLVFILSWAVSTYIFNVAFAFLNRNFGKDMGIWEMVGFWHYPIPGFFLLAQFCLGILVALGNLVNNSVFVYLSDKDALSSNNSPGEVDGETKVFIVATIAWGLRKCSRAIMLALIFIIAMKSGFIHAIYIIFFLIYLLSHNISRNIRRSLILLCEAHFALLYLLQIDLISNVLEQKCSSIFEIMSQLGVLKHHSSWNFLEIALLGCFCAIHNHGFEVLFSFSAIVQHTPCPPVGFSILRAGLNKSVLLSVYVSPNTSFCYDNPSYERTIASFLSGIGQKFLSIYRSCGTYIALLTILLTVFMVTPNYISFGYIFLLLVWIIGRQLGERTKRHLWFPLKTYAVMVFIFVYSLSSFTSFRIWLSGFMDLYFYLGYESEASLLDNIWQSLAVLIVMQLYSYERRKNKNYRTSFSNPLDSGVLGFAKRFLIWHSQKILFVSLFYASLSPICAFGFLYLLGLVICSTLPKASRIPSKSCLVYTGFLVTTEYLFQMWGKQAGMFPGQKHSDLSLILGLRVYELGFWGVESGLRGKVLVITACVLQYNVFFWLDNMPTCISNKGKWEEPCPLFLSAEDAFTNGFMSNGEDKPSTIGMVPIRQVRPANSSWASLSLALSQALRPASSKAGGSEVSSRRKFSFGYFWGSTKESHKWNRKRILALREERFETQKALLKIYLKFWIENMFNLLGLEINMIALLLASFALLNAISMLYIALVAACVLLNRWIIRKLWPVLVFLFASILILEYIAIWKSMFPPNQRSQTEIRCHDCWKNSASYFRYCRSCWLGLIIDDPRMLISYFLVFLLASFKLHADHSSYFSQSTYRKMMSQHKNLFVWRDLSFEMKSMWTFLDYIRLYCYCHLLDLVLVLILITGTLEYDILHLGYLAFALVFFRMRLEILKKKNKMFKFLRIYNFVVIVLSLAYQSPFVGEFSSGKCNSVNYIYDVIGFYKYDYGFRINTRSVLVEIIIFMLVSLQSYMFSSQESDYVSRYLEAEQIGAIVREQEKKAAWKTAQLQQSRESEEKKHQRNVQVEKMKSEMLNLQIQLHNMNSIASLSDVSPDDESLQRSVSLTSNRDIGPPDKEESTLWEREQTIKEDIVSPPEAHACAACIKGENPEVVESPKNSMEHRPCEITEIEHDADHAIFDTEKRGKNQSKDNPLISAVHLLGDGVSQVQSIGNQAVNNLVNFLNIKPDDSVMNEHSSVKGEAYDETESQKMQNMNLNRSSSLQSDKISNTTSLQLGRILCHIWSQMQSNNNVVCYCLFVVVFLWNFGLLSMVYLAALFLYALCVNNGPTYIFWVIMLIYTEAYILFQYMYQIAIQHCGLSINSDLLRNIGFPTCKIKSSFVVCSLPLFLVYLFTLIQSSISAKDGEWMFSTDFNFHRRSSHYRKEVLVNYSWSKRVSKLLQYVINRVKQVTRRFFWYWKSLIQGAETPPYFVQLSMDVHLWPDDGVQPERVESGINRLLEIVHDERCTKKISGHCPFASRVQVQSIKRSQENQNVALIVFEVVYASRLTGCTSADWYKSLTPAADVAKEIRKAKHAGLVEEMGFPYQILSAVGGGKREFDLYAYIFVADLTVFFLVAMFYQSLIKNNSEILNVYQLEDQFPIEFVIILMIIFFLIVVDRVLYLCSFAAGKVIFYLFNLVLFTYSITRYAWRMKPSDQHAGKLALRAIFLAKAISLALQGVQIRHGIPQKATLYWQFLTSKVSRINYLGYRLYRALPFLYELRCVLDWSCTTTSLTMYDWLKLEDINASLYLAKCDAVLNRATHRQGEKQKKMTKCCNGICLFFILICVIWTPMLMYSSGNPTNIANPINDASFQLDISTGGGRLTLYQTTLCEKLQWDNLNSDVNFDAYNKNDIQLICCQADATLLWLVSDVVQRRFIEFLDWDMDMVITSTWLLTRERPKGKEVVKYEKPVDSKDLPEPSDVQKVFNGSTISFRIYNLYPRYFRVTGSGEVRSFEQEVTSGPISVSADLVINRAASEWWSFHDLDSSHIRGCGGLTGPTAVIVSEETPPQGILGDTLSKFSIWGLYITFVLAVGRFIRLQCSDLRMRIPFENLPSCDRLIAICENIYAARAEGELGVEEVLYWTLVKIYRSPHMLLEYTKPD, from the exons ATGCTCTGCTGTTTCTCTTGTACTTTTTTACATCATG TGCAGCTATCCTATGTCAAATATGATTTGGAGGAAATGGATTTTATCATGTCCATGCAAGAAAGTAACTTGACAGAGCAACTACTTCCGTCAAAGCATTCATTCTTCATTCGTCAATCAAG ATCTGGTGTACGGCATACCAATGTTTTACTACGAAAGGCAGCTTTCCGGACTTTCACCATCAACTTTTTCACTTATGGTTTTCCA GTATCCTTGTTTGCCCTTTCCTTTTGGAGTTTTCATTTTGCAAGTATATGTGCTTTTGGGCTACTTGCATATGTTGGCTACATTCTGTATGCCCTTCCTTCACTGTTTCATTTACACCGGTTAAATGGGCTCCTTCTTGTCTTCATTCTCTCGTGGGCTGTTAGTACCTATATATTCAATGTAGCATTTGCATTCTTGAATAGGAATTTTGGGAAG GATATGGGAATTTGGGAGATGGTTGGATTTTGGCATTATCCCATACCAGGGTTTTTCTTGCTTGCACAATTTTGTCTAGGAATTTTGGTTGCTTTGGGTAATCTTGTAAATAACTCTGTTTTCGTCTACTTATCTGATAAGGATGCACTATCATCAAACAACTCTCCTGGGGAAG TGGATGGAGAGACCAAGGTATTCATTGTGGCTACAATTGCATGGGGATTGCGAAAATGTTCTCGAGCTATCATGCTTGCTCTGATATTTATCATAGCAATGAAATCCGGATTTATCCATGCTATATATA TAATTTTCTTTTTGATCTATCTTTTGAGCCACAACATCAGTAGAAATATACGCCGGTCTCTGATTCTTCTTTGTGAAGCTCACTTCGCATTATTGTACCTTCTTCAGATTGATTTGATCTCTAATGTTTTGGAGCAAAAATGCTCCTCAATTTTTGAAATCATGTCGCAGTTAG GTGTCCTTAAACATCACAGCTCGTGGAACTTTCTGGAAATAGCTTTGCTCGGTTGCTTCTGTGCGATACATAACCATGGGTTTGAGGTGCTTTTTTCATTCTCAGCAATTGTGCAGCACACCCCTTGTCCTCCTGTTGGGTTCAGCATCTTGAGAGCTGGTTTAAACAAATCTGTCCTCTTGTCAGTATATGTATCCCCAAACACATCCTTCTGCTATGATAATCCTTCTTATG aGAGAACGATAGCATCATTCCTTAGTGGAATTGGGCAgaaatttttatcaatatatcGATCATGTGGAACCTACATCGCTTTGCTGACTATTCTTCTTACAGTTTTCATGGTGACACCCAACTATATATCATTTGGATACATCTTCCTTCTTCTTGTTTGGATTATCGGAAGACAACTTGGTGAGAGAACAAAAAGGCACTTATGGTTTCCATTAAAAACATATGCTGTCATGGTGTTCATTTTTGTCTATAGCTTAAGCAGTTTTACCAGCTTTAGGATTTGGTTGTCTGGATTTATGGATCTGTACTTTTATTTGGGTTATGAATCTGAGGCTTCATTGTTGGATAATATTTGGCAATCTCTAGCAGTTTTAATTGTGATGCAACTTTATAGCTATGAAAGGAGGAAGAACAAGAACTACAGGACTAGTTTTTCCAATCCTTTAGATTCTGGGGTACTTGGCTTTGCCAAGCGATTTCTGATTTGGCACAGCCAGAAGATCCTGTTTGTCTCATTATTCTATGCGTCTTTGTCTCCAATTTGTGCTTTTGGATTCTTGTATCTACTTGGCCTTGTCATATGTTCAACTTTACCTAAGGCTTCTCGGATCCCATCCAAATCATGCTTAGTTTATACTGGATTTCTGGTCACAACAGAGTATCTTTTTCAGATGTGGGGTAAACAAGCTGGAATGTTTCCAGGGCAAAAACATTCTGATCTGTCACTCATTTTGGGTCTCCGAGTATATGAGCTGGGATTTTGGGGTGTAGAATCGGGCTTGAGGGGAAAGGTGCTGGTAATTACTGCATGTGTCCTTCAGTACAATGTCTTCTTTTGGTTGGATAATATGCCAACCTGTATTTCAAATAAAGGCAAGTGGGAAGAACCTTGTCCTTTATTTTTGTCAGCAGAGGATGCCTTCACCAATGGCTTCATGTCTAATGGGGAAGATAAACCATCTACTATTGGAATGGTACCTATAAGACAAGTCAGACCAGCAAACAGTTCATGGGCATCTTTGAGCCTTGCTTTATCTCAAGCGCTTCGTCCTGCATCCTCGAAAGCAGGAGGCTCTGAGGTTAGCAGCAGGAGAAAATTTTCATTTGGATATTTTTGGGGAAGTACCAAGGAGAGTCACAAGTGGAACAGGAAGAGGATCCTTGCACTAAGAGAAGAAAGATTCGAGACTCAGAAGGCtctcttaaaaatatatttgaaattctGGATAGAAAACATGTTTAACCTTCTTGGTCTTGAGATTAATATGATTGCTTTGCTTCTTGCAAGTTTCGCTTTGTTGAATGCCATTTCTATGCTATATATTGCATTAGTTGCTGCTTGTGTTCTTTTGAATCGCTGGATAATACGTAAATTATGGCCAGTGCTTGTATTCTTGTTTGCTTCCATTCTCATCCTTGAGTATATCGCCATCTGGAAGAGTATGTTTCCTCCGAATCAACGGAGTCAGACTGAAATCCGCTGCCATGACTGCTGGAAAAACTCAGCTTCATATTTCCGGTATTGTAGGAGCTGTTGGCTGG GACTGATCATTGATGATCCCCGAATGCTTATCAGCTACTTTTTGGTCTTTCTGCTGGCTAGTTTCAAACTTCATGCAGATCACTCATCCTATTTCTCTCAGTCAACCTATCGGAAAATGATGTCTCAGcataaaaatttatttgtttggcgagatctctcttttgaaatgaaaagcATGTGGACTTTTCTTGACTACATAAGACTTTATTGTTATTGCCATCTATTGGACCTTGTCCTGGTACTGATTTTGATTACTGGAACTCTTGAGTATGATATTCTGCACCTTGGTTATCTTGCTTTTGCTCTTGTTTTTTTTCGGATGAGGCTTGAAATTCTCAAGAAGAAGAATAAAATGTTCAAGTTCTTGCGTATCTACAACTTCGTGGTCATTGTTCTTTCTCTTGCCTATCAATCTCCTTTTGTAGGGGAGTTTAGTTCTGGGAAGTGCAACTCTGTGAACTACATATACGATGTCATTGGATTCTATAAGTATGACTATGGGTTTCGAATTAATACCAGATCTGTACTCGTTGAGATTATCATTTTTATGTTGGTATCCCTTCAGTCATATATGTTTTCCTCCCAAGAGTCTGATTATGTGTCACGATATCTTGAAGCAGAGCAAATTGGTGCCATTGTACGCGAGCAAGAGAAAAAAGCTGCATGGAAAACTGCACAGTTACAACAGAGTCGTGAATCTGAGGAGAAGAAACATCAGCGCAACGTGCAAGTGGAGAAGATGAAATCTGAGATGCTTAACTTGCAAATACAGCTTCATAACATGAACTCAATTGCAAGTCTGAGTGATGTTTCTCCTGATGATGAAAGCCTACAGAGGAGTGTTTCTCTTACTTCAAATAGGGATATTGGGCCTCCTGACAAAGAGGAAAGCACTCTTTGGGAGCGAGAGCAAACAATTAAGGAGGATATTGTATCCCCTCCTGAAGCACATGCATGTGCTGCTTGTATTAAAGGAGAAAATCCTGAAGTAGTGGAATCTCCGAAGAATTCCATGGAACATAGGCCTTGTGAGATCACCGAAATTGAGCATGATGCTGATCATGCTATTTTTGATACAGAGAAAAGGGGGAAAAACCAATCAAAGGACAATCCTTTAATTTCTGCTGTACACCTCTTAGGTGATGGTGTTTCTCAGGTACAGTCCATTGGAAATCAGGCTGTTAATAACCTTGTCAATTTCTTGAACATTAAACCTGATGATTCAGTTATGAATGAGCACTCGTCTGTCAAGGGTGAGGCATATGATGAGACTGAGAGCCAAAAGATGCAGAATATGAATTTGAATCGTTCTTCTTCTCTGCAATCTGATAAAATTTCCAATACTACAAGTTTGCAGCTGGGAAGGATCTTATGCCATATATGGTCCCAAATGCAGTCTAATAACAATGTTGTGTGCTACTGCCTATTCGTCGTTGTCTTTCTGTGGAACTTCGGTTTGCTTTCTATGGTGTATCTTGCAGCTCTTTTCTTGTATGCTCTATGTGTGAATAACGGACCAACTTATATCTTCTGGGTTATTATGCTCATTTACACTGAGGCTTACATTTTGTTTCAGTACATGTACCAAATTGCAATCCAGCATTGTGGTTTGAGTATTAATTCTGACCTACTTCGTAACATAGGATTTCCTACTTGTAAAATCAAGTCATCTTTTGTTGTGTGTTCGTTGCCTCTATTTCTTGTCTACTTATTTACCCTCATACAGAGCTCTATAAGTGCAAAAGATGGCGAATGGATGTTCTCTACTGACTTTAACTTCCATAGGAGGAGTTCTCATTATAGAAAAGAGGTTCTTGTGAACTACAGCTGGAGCAAAAGGGTGTCAAAGTTGCTCCAATATGTAATAAATAGGGTGAAACAGGTAACTAGAAGATTCTTCTGGTACTGGAAATCATTGATACAGGGGGCAGAAACTCCTCCTTATTTTGTTCAACTGTCAATGGATGTTCACTTATGGCCAGATGATGGGGTACAGCCAGAAAGGGTCGAGTCTGGTATAAACCGACTACTCGAGATAGTTCATGATGAAAGATGTACTAAAAAAATCTCTGGTCATTGTCCATTTGCTAGTAGGGTTCAGGTTCAAAGCATTAAAAGAAGTCAAGAAAACCAAAATGTAGCTTTGATTGTTTTTGAGGTGGTTTATGCATCTCGCTTGACAGGATGCACGTCAGCAGATTGGTACAAGTCTCTAACTCCAGCAGCTGATGTGGCAAAAGAAATTCGCAAGGCAAAGCATGCTGGGCTTGTTGAAGAGATGGGATTCCCTTACCAAATACTCTCTGCAGTTGGTGGTGGAAAACGGGAATTTGATCTCTACGCTTACATTTTTGTTGCTGATCTTACTGTTTTTTTCTTAGTCGCAATGTTCTACCAATCTCTCATAAAGAACAACAGtgaaattttaaatgtttatcaGCTAGAAGATCAATTTCCTATAGAGTTCGTAATTATCTTAATG ATCATCTTTTTCTTGATCGTTGTTGATCGTGTACTTTATCTATGTTCATTCGCAGCAGGAAAAGTTATTTTCTACCTTTTCAACCTCGTTCTCTTCACATATTCGATTACAAGGTATGCTTGGCGGATGAAACCTTCAGACCAGCATGCTGGAAAACTAGCACTCCGTGCGATCTTTCTTGCTAAAGCAATTTCTTTAGCACTTCAGGGTGTACAAATTCGACATGGAATTCCTCAGAAAGCCACCTTGTATTGGCAGTTTTTGACCAGCAAGGTTTCAAGAATTAATTACTTGGGCTATAGGCTTTATCGGGCTCTACCATTTCTTTATGAATTACGATGTGTACTCGATTGGTCATGCACGACGACATCTTTGACCATGTATGACTGGCTCAAA CTGGAAGACATAAATGCAAGTCTGTACCTTGCCAAATGCGATGCAGTGTTGAATAGAGCTACGCACAGACAAGGAGAGAAGCAAAAAAAAATGACCAAGTGCTGCAATGGGATCTGTCTGTTCTTTATATTAATTTGTGTTATCTGGACTCCTATGCTG ATGTACAGCAGTGGTAATCCGACAAATATTGCAAATCCCATTAATGATGCAAGTTTTCAACTGGATATTAGTACTGGTGGTGGAAGGTTGACCTTGTATCAGACAACACTTTGTGAAAAGCTCCAATGGGATAATCTCAATTCTGATGTTAATTTTGATGCCTACAATAAGAATGATATACAATTGATATGCTGCCAAGCTGATGCAACTCTTTTGTGGCTCGTCTCTGATGTAGTTCAGAGAAGGTTTATTGAGTTCCTTGACTGGGATATGGACATGGTTATAACTTCTACATGGCTGCTTACAAGAGAACGACCAAAGGGCAAGGAAGTCGTGAAATATGAGAAACCTGTTGATTCCAAGGATCTTCCAGAACCTTCAGATGTCCAAAAGGTCTTCAATGGTTCTACAATCAGCTTTAGGATATATAATCTTTATCCAAGATACTTCCGTGTCACTGGTTCCGGTGAAGTCAGATCTTTTGAGCAAGAG GTTACTTCAGGACCTATTTCAGTGAGTGCAGATCTTGTTATCAATCGCGCAGCTTCTGAGTGGTGGTCATTCCATGATCTCGATTCATCTCATATAAGGGGCTGCGGAGGTTTGACAGGACCTACAGCCGTCATAGTATCCGAAGAAACACCACCAC AGGGTATACTTGGAGACACGCTAAGCAAGTTCAGCATTTGGGGTCTCTACATTACTTTTGTGCTTGCTGTTGGCCGCTTTATCAGGCTTCAATGTTCCGATTTAAGAATGAGGATACCGTTTGAAAACCTGCCTTCCTGTGACAG GTTGATAGCCATCTGTGAAAATATATATGCTGCAAGAGCAGAAGGTGAGCTTGGAGTTGAAGAGGTCCTTTACTGGACCCTTGTGAAGATTTATAGGTCACCTCACATGCTGCTTGAGTATACCAAACCCGACTAG